GTCATGGCCGTCGCCTGGACATGGTTGAGAAGCATCTTGGTAATGACATCCCCTTCATCACCAGCCACCCCGCCCGGATAAATTCTCACCTGCACCCGGTCATCGGTGACCTCCTGCCACTCTTCAGCGACCTCCAACAGCAAATCATACCAGGGTGAGCCAACGGGCGCCAGCGTAGCCAATTTGATGATAACCGGCTTGGGCGAAGGGCTATACGATAGGGACAAAAGAGCCGCCCCGATTAAGAAGAGACGGAAATAACTGTGTCTGAAAGGGGACATAGGCATCAAGCGCGAATATGAAGAATCCATTCTAAACAAATGTACACACAACCATAGAAGCAATCAAAGGGGGGCACACCCTCAAAATGCACATCAGCGCACCAGAATGCGATCAATTTACCGCACGGTTCTGAAATTCCCCGACGAGCCAACAGCAAAAAGCCCCGGGAGAGACCCCGGGGCTTCAGCGGCGCTACTCGGTCGAGACCGGTCGGGCCAGTATTAACAAAAGCAGGCGCTCATCAGCGGAACCAGCCGCCTCGATGATCCCGGCCCAGCCGGCCCTTGCCGAAACCGCGTTTGAAGGGTCGTGAATCGAAGATCTCCCGCTGCTCGGGGGTCAAAACCGCCCTTACGTCGAGCTGATGGTTCACGCGCAGTTTCTGAATCGCCCCTTGCTTGGCATTGATTTTGTCCAGGGTGGCATCGATGGCCTTTTTATTAGGGCTCACGGCCCGTAGCTGCTCCTGGAGCTCCAGGCGGAGCTTCTGCAGGTCGGCCCGCAGGTCGATAACCTGCGTCTGGAACTGGGTGCCCAGCTTGGTAATCTGCTCCTGCTGCTCCTTGGTGAGTTTCAAATCCTCATTCCATAACAACCGACACATGCCGGGACCATACCACGACTGGGCAAAGACCATCGTTCCCGATACCAGCAAGAAGGGAAGCAGTTTCTTGATCATTGACCATCTCCTTTCATCCGCTAAATCTTTCGCTGTTGGAATCATTTCCGATCTATTAGACGCCTGCATAGTAAAAAGGTTAATTGGGCCGGCAGGCAGATGATTGGTGTTAGGCATACAGCCAGAGGGCCTGGTAAGGCTCCACCGAAATTGACAGGCGTTCTCCCTTGACTGGATAGTCAAGAGCGCCGATCAGGTCTCGCCAGATATTCTTTTCAGGGAGGCCCCACTCCGCCGGCAATATTTGTACACTTTGAGGGTTCTGAGAAACGTTGACCAGGCACAGTATCGTTTCTTCTCCAGCTGGTGCTGTTCGGACCAGCGTAAACAGGGCCTCATGCAGTGGGAGTACCCGCTGTTCCCCATTGGGATGGAAGGCGGGGTGCTTCCGCCGCTGCTGCAGCAGGTGCCGGTACCCTGAAAATACCTTATGTTTGAGTGAATCGGCCTGGGCCAATTCGTCCTCGAGGCTTGCTCGCTGGAATTTCTCCCGGTTGATAGAGCGGGCCCGCCCCGTCGCAAGCACTCCCTGATGGAAGTTGCGCGAACCGAAGAGGCTGTGAATGTAGATGCCAGGCACGCCGGCCAGGGACAGCATGACGACCTGCGAGGCTAGAAAACGACGGGTATCCTTGTCGGGCTGCGGCTCGCGGGGGTCGTTGAGGGCGTCGAATAGCGTAATGTTCAGTTCGTAGACACTCTGTGAGCCATCAGGATTCGTTTTGTAGGAGACTTTCCCGCCCAGGGCCAGGGTGCGCTCAATCAACGCCTGGACTGCCCCCTCCTGGACCAACCCGCGCAGGGGCATCAAGCCGATGCCGTCATGCGAAGCGGTAAAGTTGAAGAAAGTGCAAGCCGGAGCAGGTGACTTCAAGGTACTCGCCCATGCGGTCAAATCTCGGGCACATCCCATGTGAAAGGCATGTAACAGCAGGGGAGCTAAGGGGAACTGGTAGACCATCTGGGCCTCATCATAATGTCCCGTTCCCGGCCGGGGTTCCCCGAAATAGCTGACGTTCTCTTCATGGGGCACGTTAGTCTCGGTGAG
This portion of the Candidatus Neomarinimicrobiota bacterium genome encodes:
- a CDS encoding alpha-amylase family glycosyl hydrolase; this translates as MTAESRIQDHLTFLYGKETSKAVWPQLRRSLEEFRHRNSRLLERTAIPAESLTERDAFLITYGDQIREPGQPPLQTLAEFLNKYLTKAVSGVHLLPFFPYSSDDGFSVIDYRRIDPELGTWGDIGSIGRNFRLMFDAVINHISSQSAWFRGFLHGQAPYVDYFITEDPSTDLSAVVRPRAAPLLTSFDTVSGPRHVWTTFSSDQIDLNYANPQVLLEIIDLLLFYVEHGAEIIRLDAIAYLWKERGTSCIHLPQTHRVVKLFRAIMESVAPGVLLLTETNVPHEENVSYFGEPRPGTGHYDEAQMVYQFPLAPLLLHAFHMGCARDLTAWASTLKSPAPACTFFNFTASHDGIGLMPLRGLVQEGAVQALIERTLALGGKVSYKTNPDGSQSVYELNITLFDALNDPREPQPDKDTRRFLASQVVMLSLAGVPGIYIHSLFGSRNFHQGVLATGRARSINREKFQRASLEDELAQADSLKHKVFSGYRHLLQQRRKHPAFHPNGEQRVLPLHEALFTLVRTAPAGEETILCLVNVSQNPQSVQILPAEWGLPEKNIWRDLIGALDYPVKGERLSISVEPYQALWLYA
- a CDS encoding Spy/CpxP family protein refolding chaperone yields the protein MIKKLLPFLLVSGTMVFAQSWYGPGMCRLLWNEDLKLTKEQQEQITKLGTQFQTQVIDLRADLQKLRLELQEQLRAVSPNKKAIDATLDKINAKQGAIQKLRVNHQLDVRAVLTPEQREIFDSRPFKRGFGKGRLGRDHRGGWFR